The following are encoded together in the Mumia sp. Pv4-285 genome:
- a CDS encoding DUF4438 domain-containing protein → MTTLKPVAVNLAGIVETPQFGSSPFGIDVDGRPYVPVGDGGVVTGLELGHRVFDHDGDHAAPGVTVIHPDPAARHALTSFACLGNEVVVRSGAAAGETGRVLGKRGEAGRVIAVFEQQALALLVPGDALMIRGIGQGLSLPAELAAEGAAVLNIAPGALAALGVTIGSVISTSVRAVVPSKLVGNGLGRPAQQWDVDLSVTRETAGGWGLADLCLGDLVLVSDLDVRHNIGYRQGWSTLGVIVHGASPLPGHGPGLMPVVCARTDSFAPTIDPRDHRGATLERIACENRD, encoded by the coding sequence ATGACCACGCTCAAGCCTGTTGCCGTCAACCTCGCGGGAATCGTCGAGACACCCCAGTTCGGCTCGAGCCCCTTTGGCATCGATGTCGACGGTCGTCCGTACGTCCCCGTCGGAGACGGCGGCGTCGTCACCGGCCTCGAGCTCGGCCATCGAGTCTTCGACCACGACGGTGACCATGCCGCGCCGGGTGTGACCGTGATCCATCCAGACCCGGCCGCCCGGCACGCGCTCACAAGTTTCGCCTGCCTGGGCAACGAGGTCGTGGTCCGGTCGGGTGCCGCCGCGGGCGAGACCGGACGCGTGCTGGGCAAGCGCGGTGAGGCGGGTCGCGTGATTGCGGTGTTCGAGCAGCAGGCCCTCGCCCTGCTCGTTCCCGGCGACGCGCTGATGATCCGTGGCATCGGACAGGGCCTGAGCCTGCCTGCCGAGCTCGCGGCAGAGGGCGCGGCCGTCCTGAACATCGCCCCGGGTGCCCTCGCAGCCCTCGGCGTGACGATCGGCAGCGTCATCTCGACCTCAGTACGAGCGGTGGTTCCGTCCAAGCTCGTCGGGAACGGGCTCGGGCGCCCTGCACAGCAGTGGGACGTCGATCTCAGCGTGACCCGCGAGACCGCAGGAGGCTGGGGACTTGCGGACCTCTGTCTCGGTGACCTCGTTCTGGTCTCGGACCTCGACGTCCGGCACAACATCGGCTACCGGCAGGGCTGGAGCACCCTCGGCGTGATCGTCCACGGCGCGAGTCCGCTCCCTGGACACGGGCCCGGACTCATGCCCGTCGTGTGTGCACGAACGGATTCGTTTGCCCCTACCATCGACCCTCGAGACCACCGCGGGGCGACCCTCGAACGCATAGCATGTGAGAACCGTGACTGA
- a CDS encoding ABC transporter permease translates to MGRFFVRRIPQTVVVLFGVVTLTFILTHVVPGDPARLIAGPNASAETVASIHHELGLDESLFQQYLLYVQGLLHGDLGQSYALAGQSVADAILHALPVSIAVAVAGVLFEVLIGVPVGIIAAYRPKGLLDRLTTFGTLLGLSAPPFWLGLILLYVFAYQLNVFPLTGWEPPYINYLILPGFTLGIGGAAWYARLTRTNMIEALRGPYVQMARAKGMPERRVVLGHALRNVVAPLVTMLGMDFGYFLGGVVVIESVFGLPGVGKLTFDAIGTLDIPMITGAVLVAALFIVVMNLLVDLAYAAIDPRIRR, encoded by the coding sequence ATGGGCCGATTCTTCGTACGGCGGATCCCGCAGACCGTCGTCGTCCTGTTCGGGGTCGTCACCCTCACGTTCATCCTCACGCACGTCGTGCCGGGAGATCCGGCTCGACTCATCGCAGGTCCGAACGCCAGCGCGGAGACGGTCGCGTCGATCCACCACGAGCTGGGACTCGACGAGAGCCTCTTCCAGCAATACCTGCTCTACGTCCAAGGGCTGCTGCACGGGGATCTCGGACAGAGCTACGCGCTCGCGGGCCAGTCGGTCGCCGACGCGATCCTCCACGCGCTCCCGGTCAGCATCGCGGTCGCCGTCGCGGGGGTTCTGTTCGAGGTCCTGATCGGTGTGCCCGTCGGGATCATCGCGGCGTACCGGCCCAAGGGTCTCCTCGACCGGTTGACGACGTTCGGCACCCTTCTCGGACTGTCGGCGCCGCCGTTCTGGCTGGGACTGATCCTCCTGTACGTCTTCGCGTACCAGCTGAACGTGTTCCCGCTGACCGGGTGGGAGCCGCCGTACATCAACTACCTCATCCTTCCCGGCTTCACCCTGGGCATCGGTGGAGCCGCCTGGTACGCGCGGCTCACCCGCACCAACATGATCGAGGCGCTGCGCGGCCCGTACGTGCAGATGGCTCGGGCGAAGGGCATGCCCGAGCGGCGGGTCGTGCTCGGCCACGCGCTCCGCAACGTCGTCGCGCCGCTGGTCACCATGCTCGGCATGGACTTCGGCTACTTCCTCGGCGGAGTGGTCGTCATCGAGTCCGTCTTCGGGCTGCCCGGGGTCGGGAAGCTCACCTTCGACGCCATCGGGACGCTCGACATCCCGATGATCACCGGCGCCGTGCTCGTCGCCGCGCTCTTCATCGTCGTGATGAACCTCCTGGTCGACCTCGCCTACGCGGCGATCGACCCGCGGATTCGTCGCTAG
- a CDS encoding ABC transporter ATP-binding protein — MTSLEQAERPVVDVRNLSVRYGGTGLRRSAGVLAANDVSFSIVSGRTLGIAGESGSGKSTVARALMRVVESSGGTMEVAAHDVGRLSGRALRSFRKHMQMVFQDPYDSLNSRLTVSENIAEGLVAAGVRRPDHAVRVRELLAQVGLPTEFARRYPHQLSGGQRQRVSIARALAVEPEVLVCDEAVSALDVSIRAQLLNLLKDLQQRYGIALLFISHDLSTLRFIADDVAIMYFGRIVETGPAEVVFADPRHPYTRALIDAVPEPGVKRSYPRSRVSGEAPSHDDRPTGCAFASRCPLASEICRDRDPALEARANGAAVACHHADVAETSSARPTSEVPR, encoded by the coding sequence ATGACATCCCTCGAACAAGCCGAACGCCCCGTCGTCGACGTACGCAACCTGTCCGTGCGCTACGGCGGGACAGGCCTCCGGCGGTCGGCTGGTGTGCTCGCGGCGAACGACGTCAGCTTCTCGATCGTCTCGGGCCGCACATTGGGCATCGCCGGCGAGTCCGGCTCTGGCAAGAGCACCGTCGCTCGTGCCCTGATGCGGGTCGTGGAGAGCAGCGGCGGCACCATGGAGGTGGCGGCTCACGACGTGGGGCGCCTCTCGGGCCGGGCACTGAGGTCGTTCCGCAAGCACATGCAGATGGTGTTCCAGGACCCGTACGACTCGCTCAACTCACGGTTGACGGTCAGCGAGAACATCGCGGAGGGCCTGGTCGCAGCCGGAGTCCGTCGGCCGGACCACGCCGTACGGGTCCGCGAGCTGCTGGCCCAGGTCGGGCTGCCGACGGAGTTCGCGCGGCGGTATCCGCACCAGCTCTCCGGCGGCCAGCGCCAGCGGGTCTCCATTGCTCGCGCGCTCGCCGTCGAGCCTGAGGTCCTGGTGTGCGACGAAGCGGTCTCGGCCCTCGACGTCTCGATCCGCGCTCAGCTCCTCAACCTGCTCAAAGACCTGCAGCAGCGGTACGGGATCGCGCTCCTCTTCATCTCCCACGACCTCTCGACGCTGCGGTTCATCGCCGACGACGTGGCCATCATGTACTTCGGGCGGATCGTGGAGACGGGGCCTGCGGAGGTCGTCTTCGCCGATCCCCGCCATCCGTACACGCGAGCGCTGATCGACGCCGTGCCGGAGCCTGGCGTCAAGCGGTCGTACCCACGCAGCCGTGTCTCCGGTGAGGCGCCCAGCCACGACGACCGGCCGACGGGATGCGCGTTCGCGTCCCGCTGTCCTCTGGCCAGCGAGATCTGCCGCGACCGCGATCCTGCGCTCGAGGCGCGCGCCAACGGGGCCGCCGTCGCCTGCCATCACGCCGACGTCGCGGAGACGAGCTCCGCTCGACCAACGTCAGAGGTGCCTCGATGA
- a CDS encoding ABC transporter permease has protein sequence MNPSSDYAATAAPSLADLDATLVADGADTALPAVTVRRRVLASLRHDLPAMISLALLVILALAALFAPLLAPHDPLQTFPNGLSADGAPLPPGGSFPLGTDPSGRDVLSRLLYGARVSLTIGILANGLATVLGVIVGTCAGYLGGWVETVLMRITDIVMSFPILLLCIALIAVTGPSEKNVIIVVALIYWTTLARIVRSLVMSLKEREFVVAARTLGLGHWRIMRKHLFPHLVPTIIVYATLGVASSILIEASLSFLGVGVPIPNPSWGQMVDQGREYYQIAPWLLVFPGLCLVLTVLAFNLAGDWLRDLLDPTAEERR, from the coding sequence ATGAATCCTTCGTCGGACTACGCCGCCACCGCCGCGCCCAGCCTTGCCGACCTCGACGCGACTCTCGTCGCCGACGGAGCCGACACAGCGCTGCCGGCCGTCACCGTCCGCCGGCGCGTACTCGCGAGCCTGCGTCACGACCTGCCAGCGATGATCTCGCTCGCGTTGCTCGTCATCCTGGCCCTGGCCGCCCTCTTCGCTCCGCTGCTCGCGCCGCACGACCCGCTCCAGACCTTCCCCAACGGTCTGTCGGCCGACGGTGCGCCGCTTCCACCGGGCGGGTCCTTCCCGCTCGGGACCGACCCGAGCGGGCGTGACGTGCTCTCGCGCCTGCTCTACGGGGCGCGGGTCTCGCTGACCATCGGGATCCTGGCCAACGGCCTCGCAACGGTGCTGGGGGTGATCGTCGGGACCTGCGCCGGCTACCTCGGAGGCTGGGTCGAGACCGTCCTCATGCGGATCACCGACATCGTCATGTCCTTCCCGATCCTCCTGCTCTGCATCGCCTTGATCGCTGTCACCGGACCGAGCGAGAAGAACGTGATCATTGTCGTCGCCCTCATCTACTGGACGACCCTCGCTCGGATCGTGCGCAGTCTCGTGATGTCGCTGAAGGAGCGCGAGTTCGTCGTGGCCGCACGCACGCTCGGACTCGGTCACTGGCGGATCATGCGCAAGCACCTCTTCCCGCACCTGGTGCCCACGATCATCGTGTACGCGACGTTGGGCGTTGCGTCGTCGATCCTCATCGAGGCGTCGCTGTCCTTCCTCGGCGTCGGGGTGCCGATCCCGAACCCGTCGTGGGGCCAGATGGTCGATCAAGGACGGGAGTACTACCAGATCGCACCGTGGCTCCTCGTCTTCCCCGGTCTGTGCCTGGTGCTGACCGTGCTCGCGTTCAACCTCGCCGGGGACTGGCTGCGCGACCTGCTGGACCCCACCGCAGAGGAGCGCCGCTGA
- a CDS encoding GntR family transcriptional regulator, translated as MTEANISSSLGGIPDTAVRHLSLPESVHQVLRRRILNNELPAGTRLVEVNLAEELGVSRSTLRTALRQLAQEGLVDIAPRRYSTVRRMSYEEVQDACYARYVLEEGAMRAIDDHRLSELADALDRVVDKMADSAESGDLAAIVDLDTEFHGCIVREAHKERLASLWSTLDAQMGALMRSSMEDQHIDLGEAVKRHRQFAEIVRGADRGEIAAELYRHYLREKGETRREG; from the coding sequence GTGACTGAAGCCAACATTTCGTCCTCGCTCGGCGGCATTCCCGACACTGCAGTGCGACACCTGTCCCTCCCGGAGTCGGTGCACCAGGTGCTGCGCCGTCGCATCCTCAACAACGAGCTTCCCGCCGGGACGCGGCTGGTCGAGGTCAACCTCGCCGAGGAGCTGGGGGTCAGCCGTTCGACGCTGCGGACGGCGCTGCGCCAGCTCGCGCAGGAGGGCCTGGTCGACATCGCACCCAGGCGGTACAGCACGGTGCGACGCATGTCGTACGAAGAGGTCCAGGACGCGTGCTACGCACGGTATGTCCTCGAGGAGGGCGCGATGCGCGCCATCGACGACCACCGGCTGTCGGAGCTCGCCGATGCGCTGGACAGGGTCGTCGACAAGATGGCCGACTCTGCCGAGAGCGGCGACCTGGCGGCGATCGTCGACCTCGACACGGAGTTCCACGGGTGCATCGTTCGCGAGGCGCACAAGGAGCGGCTCGCGAGCTTGTGGTCAACATTGGACGCACAGATGGGTGCGCTGATGCGCTCGTCGATGGAGGATCAGCACATCGATCTGGGTGAGGCTGTAAAGCGACACCGACAGTTCGCAGAGATCGTCCGTGGCGCAGATCGCGGTGAGATTGCGGCCGAGCTGTACCGCCACTACCTGCGCGAGAAGGGCGAGACACGGCGAGAGGGGTGA
- a CDS encoding DUF4438 domain-containing protein: MSIATNADRIITQRLVGEVWPPLADRHAYRVDADGDPFLLPGMGGVTLGVHVGDPATGYAADHLEPGLSVRHADPAANMALQFLSCVGNEVVVQSGPSAGARGRVIGQHAYVLVDMADEAMNDVSTGDRVVVTARGQGLAFDDHPDVIVKNLDPTLATVMPFDTAGDGRLRVGVAARVPASAVGAGAGMVSEFANTDLMGAYPGLSPDLSLGLETLRIGDLVVLEDQDHRFGRGFREGYLTVGVISTGHCHLFGHGPGPSSILSGPAAAFEIVEDETANLRTYFAAMEASS, from the coding sequence GTGAGCATCGCGACCAACGCCGACCGGATCATCACGCAGCGGTTGGTCGGCGAGGTGTGGCCTCCGCTCGCCGACCGCCACGCCTACCGGGTCGATGCAGACGGCGACCCGTTCCTGCTGCCCGGCATGGGCGGTGTGACCCTCGGCGTCCACGTCGGTGATCCCGCCACCGGCTACGCGGCGGACCACCTCGAGCCCGGCCTGTCGGTCAGGCACGCCGACCCCGCAGCCAACATGGCGTTGCAGTTCCTCAGCTGCGTCGGCAACGAGGTGGTCGTTCAGAGTGGTCCTTCCGCGGGCGCGCGTGGCCGCGTCATCGGGCAGCACGCGTACGTCCTCGTCGACATGGCGGACGAGGCGATGAACGACGTCTCGACCGGCGACCGTGTCGTGGTGACCGCTCGCGGGCAAGGGCTCGCCTTCGACGACCATCCCGACGTGATCGTGAAGAACCTTGATCCGACGCTCGCCACCGTCATGCCGTTCGACACCGCCGGCGACGGGCGGCTCCGGGTCGGCGTCGCGGCCCGGGTTCCTGCTTCAGCGGTCGGAGCCGGAGCCGGGATGGTGTCGGAGTTCGCGAACACCGACCTCATGGGCGCGTACCCCGGGCTCAGCCCGGATCTCAGCCTGGGACTCGAGACCTTGCGTATCGGCGACCTCGTCGTGCTCGAGGACCAGGACCACCGCTTCGGACGCGGCTTCCGCGAGGGCTACCTCACGGTGGGCGTGATCAGCACCGGCCACTGCCACCTGTTCGGACATGGCCCGGGTCCGTCCTCGATCCTCTCCGGACCGGCGGCGGCTTTCGAGATCGTCGAGGACGAAACGGCGAACCTGAGGACCTACTTCGCTGCCATGGAGGCATCGTCATGA
- a CDS encoding Gfo/Idh/MocA family protein gives MTTTKKLRVAVVGTGRWAQRAHIPGWQRDPRVEVVALVDSDEAVLAEAGATFGVSDLYSDYREMLERSDIDVVDVATANTAHFEISEAALKSGKHVLCEKPVHHDYRETQRLADLAKSTGLKTKLGFTFRYAPAVQYARHLIEQGFVGTPYIFNGYEQNSQWIDPQTPMRQVDPDADPDVIATSSIEGYGAPIIDIMHEWVGAELKSVVGTMRNFVPERMVRATGQMQRLNIDDGDMWICEFDNNVMASIQSSYVTVGNFPGIEARIFGSQGAIIIRLVEEFGICQTIKTATKDEVEFVEREIPAEFFPEGGNSREDWDFLFYSNLCADFATEILDGGPQNQGGFAQGALVQETVNAFEASFRQRAWVSFPLAANEEAARAE, from the coding sequence ATGACCACCACCAAGAAGCTTCGTGTCGCGGTCGTCGGCACGGGTCGCTGGGCCCAGCGGGCCCACATCCCGGGCTGGCAGCGCGACCCGCGCGTGGAGGTCGTCGCCCTCGTCGACAGCGACGAAGCCGTGCTCGCCGAGGCCGGCGCGACGTTCGGGGTGAGCGACCTCTACAGCGACTACCGCGAGATGCTCGAGCGCTCCGACATCGACGTCGTGGACGTCGCGACCGCGAACACCGCGCACTTCGAGATCTCCGAGGCGGCGCTGAAGTCCGGCAAGCACGTCCTGTGCGAGAAGCCGGTCCACCACGACTACCGTGAGACACAGCGCCTCGCGGACCTGGCGAAGTCGACCGGCCTCAAGACGAAGCTCGGATTCACCTTCCGCTACGCGCCCGCGGTCCAGTACGCGCGCCACCTCATCGAGCAGGGGTTCGTCGGGACGCCCTACATCTTCAACGGCTACGAGCAGAACAGCCAGTGGATCGACCCCCAGACCCCGATGCGGCAGGTCGACCCGGATGCCGACCCGGACGTGATCGCGACTTCCTCGATCGAGGGGTACGGCGCTCCGATCATCGACATCATGCACGAGTGGGTCGGCGCCGAGCTGAAGTCGGTGGTCGGCACGATGCGGAACTTCGTCCCGGAGCGCATGGTTCGCGCGACCGGCCAGATGCAGCGGTTGAACATCGACGACGGCGACATGTGGATCTGCGAGTTCGACAACAACGTGATGGCGTCGATCCAGTCGTCGTACGTGACCGTCGGCAACTTCCCCGGCATCGAGGCGCGGATCTTCGGCTCGCAGGGCGCGATCATCATCCGTCTCGTCGAGGAGTTCGGCATCTGCCAGACGATCAAGACGGCGACGAAGGACGAGGTCGAGTTCGTGGAGCGCGAGATCCCGGCCGAGTTCTTCCCCGAGGGCGGCAACTCGCGCGAGGACTGGGACTTCCTCTTCTACTCGAACCTCTGCGCGGACTTCGCGACCGAGATCCTCGACGGCGGCCCTCAGAACCAGGGTGGTTTCGCCCAGGGCGCGCTCGTGCAGGAGACGGTCAACGCGTTCGAAGCATCGTTCCGCCAGCGCGCGTGGGTGTCGTTCCCGCTGGCCGCGAACGAGGAGGCAGCCCGTGCCGAGTGA
- a CDS encoding TldD/PmbA family protein yields MMTVLQQGFASPLTADRALEIADAAVRGSAADAVEVTVLGRTGEYTRFAGDRIHQPQDITEVTAMVKAVVDGHAARASTSDLRSVAETAQRAAGLARELAGAANRPGSVVVAEPAQIPELRLRHDDTVAFDAGRRVALVRRAMDGARARSGQAYGMIGRALTQIAVANSAGVSVEASATEASGSLTVAVDDGTAHWIDLHRSADALGAEGAIDATLDRAVRGRGRIAVPDGEFTVVLGPEAAGELLGFLEAFGFSGDLAAAGVGVCAQNHGDRLVAPTVSVADDALSSYGLPIPFDFEGTAKRRVPFFERGVVGEPVTDLATAAALGTPSTGHAHIAREEVPHPVAANVVMEPGTATEADLIAGVDRGIYVERFWYTRLVDRSASTITGVSRDGCFLIENGRLTQPLATGRFTQSVLGFLATVDGVGDTVRSQPVMNVWNGSASAPALRGHGFRFGSRPLEAGK; encoded by the coding sequence ATGATGACCGTCCTTCAGCAGGGCTTCGCAAGTCCCTTGACCGCCGACCGTGCGCTCGAGATCGCGGACGCTGCGGTCCGCGGCTCTGCCGCCGATGCCGTCGAGGTGACGGTGCTCGGTCGTACGGGGGAGTACACCCGGTTCGCCGGGGACCGCATCCATCAGCCGCAGGACATCACCGAGGTGACGGCGATGGTGAAGGCGGTCGTCGACGGCCACGCGGCCCGCGCGTCGACGTCCGACCTGCGCAGCGTTGCCGAGACCGCGCAGCGTGCGGCCGGTCTGGCGCGGGAGCTCGCCGGCGCGGCTAACCGGCCGGGATCGGTCGTCGTCGCCGAGCCCGCGCAGATCCCCGAGCTGCGGCTCCGGCACGACGACACCGTCGCCTTCGATGCCGGTCGACGCGTCGCGCTGGTACGCCGAGCGATGGACGGCGCCCGGGCACGCTCCGGTCAGGCGTACGGGATGATCGGGCGGGCGCTGACGCAGATCGCCGTCGCGAACAGCGCGGGGGTCTCGGTCGAGGCGAGCGCAACTGAGGCGTCCGGCTCGCTCACCGTCGCCGTCGACGACGGGACGGCTCATTGGATCGACCTCCACCGGTCGGCGGACGCACTCGGCGCCGAGGGCGCGATCGACGCGACCCTCGACCGGGCGGTACGCGGTCGAGGCCGGATCGCGGTCCCGGACGGCGAGTTCACCGTCGTGCTCGGCCCCGAGGCGGCAGGGGAGCTCCTCGGGTTTCTCGAGGCCTTCGGCTTCTCCGGCGACCTGGCCGCTGCCGGGGTCGGCGTGTGCGCCCAGAACCACGGCGACCGTCTGGTTGCCCCGACCGTCTCGGTCGCCGACGACGCGCTGTCGTCGTACGGGCTCCCGATCCCGTTCGACTTCGAAGGGACGGCCAAGCGACGGGTGCCCTTCTTCGAGCGGGGTGTCGTCGGAGAGCCAGTCACCGACCTGGCGACAGCGGCCGCGCTCGGCACGCCGTCCACCGGCCATGCCCACATCGCTCGCGAGGAGGTGCCGCACCCGGTCGCCGCGAATGTCGTGATGGAGCCGGGGACGGCGACCGAGGCGGATCTGATTGCGGGTGTCGATCGCGGCATCTACGTCGAGCGGTTCTGGTACACGCGGCTGGTGGACAGGTCGGCGTCGACGATCACCGGGGTGAGCCGCGACGGCTGCTTCCTCATCGAGAACGGTCGCCTGACCCAGCCGCTGGCGACCGGCCGCTTCACCCAGTCGGTCCTCGGCTTCCTCGCCACCGTCGACGGTGTCGGAGACACGGTCAGGTCGCAGCCGGTGATGAACGTGTGGAACGGCAGCGCGTCCGCGCCCGCCCTCCGCGGACACGGCTTCCGCTTCGGCAGCCGGCCATTGGAGGCAGGGAAGTGA
- a CDS encoding TldD/PmbA family protein — MPSDPSAHVWGELADDAVADRIVESALAVADGHSEYADVRLIEAEEMRLYTQVGADPDERLEHSRGIGVRVLVDGAWGFASRPLMDREDAEVAARQALASARASAGVTAPVKLEPMSPASGRYESAVEIDPFTVGADVRQCLLDEVLANVSRSSSVVAAQAGLNAKRQHRHLGNSEGSRQHQHFVETGGGVIATASGHGDVQRRSYPNSFHGNTAGAGWEYVATLDLAAQAVRVGEEAVALLTAPVAPAGRADVVLGPQQVSLQIHESSGHALELDRILGDEANYAGTSFIGVDDIGSLRYGSPAVTITSDPTIPGTRGSFAFDDEGTPARRTRLVDEGIVRATLSNRDAAARSGQELTGAARADGWGYLPVCFATHVYLEPGSGSLDELLDRLGDGVYADDNRSWSIDNRRWNFQFGTEVAYEVRNGKRGRLLKNFSYGGTTPQFWGSVEAVAGPEELRIFGYPCGKGEPKQWGFLSHAAAPVLVRDLRIGVA, encoded by the coding sequence GTGCCGAGTGACCCGAGCGCGCACGTCTGGGGCGAGCTCGCCGACGACGCCGTCGCCGATCGGATCGTCGAGTCGGCTCTCGCCGTCGCGGACGGACACAGCGAGTACGCCGACGTCCGACTCATCGAGGCCGAGGAGATGAGGCTCTACACCCAGGTCGGTGCCGACCCCGACGAGCGCCTCGAGCACTCGCGCGGCATCGGTGTACGCGTTCTCGTCGACGGTGCCTGGGGCTTCGCCTCGCGTCCGTTGATGGACCGCGAGGACGCAGAGGTCGCAGCGCGCCAGGCGCTCGCAAGTGCGCGAGCGTCCGCAGGCGTCACGGCCCCGGTGAAGCTCGAGCCCATGTCGCCGGCCAGCGGTCGGTACGAGTCGGCGGTCGAGATCGACCCGTTCACGGTCGGGGCAGATGTGCGGCAGTGCCTTCTCGACGAGGTCCTGGCCAACGTGAGCCGCTCCTCGTCAGTGGTTGCGGCTCAAGCCGGGCTGAACGCAAAGCGACAGCACCGCCATCTCGGCAACAGCGAGGGCTCGCGCCAGCACCAGCACTTCGTGGAGACCGGCGGCGGTGTGATCGCGACGGCCTCCGGGCACGGCGACGTCCAGCGCCGGAGCTATCCCAACTCCTTCCACGGCAACACCGCTGGCGCCGGCTGGGAGTACGTCGCGACGTTGGACCTCGCTGCGCAGGCCGTACGGGTCGGGGAGGAGGCGGTCGCGCTGCTCACAGCGCCAGTCGCGCCGGCGGGTCGTGCCGACGTGGTGCTCGGTCCCCAGCAGGTCTCGCTGCAGATCCACGAGTCGTCCGGGCACGCGCTCGAGCTGGACCGGATCCTCGGCGACGAGGCGAACTATGCCGGCACGTCGTTCATCGGTGTGGACGACATCGGCTCGCTGCGCTACGGCTCGCCGGCGGTGACGATCACGTCGGATCCGACCATTCCCGGGACTCGGGGGAGCTTTGCGTTCGACGACGAGGGCACGCCGGCGCGGCGCACCCGGCTCGTTGACGAGGGGATCGTCCGGGCCACGCTGTCCAATCGCGACGCGGCCGCGCGCAGCGGGCAGGAGCTGACCGGTGCCGCACGCGCCGACGGCTGGGGGTACCTCCCGGTCTGCTTCGCCACACACGTCTACCTCGAGCCCGGCTCGGGGTCGCTCGACGAGCTCCTCGACCGTCTCGGCGACGGCGTGTACGCGGACGACAACCGCAGCTGGTCGATCGACAACCGCCGCTGGAACTTCCAGTTCGGGACGGAGGTCGCGTACGAGGTGCGCAACGGCAAGCGGGGCAGGCTCCTCAAGAACTTCTCGTACGGCGGGACCACACCGCAGTTCTGGGGCTCGGTCGAGGCCGTGGCCGGACCGGAGGAGCTTCGGATCTTCGGCTACCCGTGCGGGAAGGGGGAGCCCAAGCAGTGGGGCTTCCTCAGCCACGCCGCTGCCCCTGTCCTGGTTCGAGACCTCCGGATCGGAGTCGCATGA
- a CDS encoding ABC transporter ATP-binding protein, translating into MAALLDVDRLTVEFTGLGSPVKAVRDVSFSLGAGERVGVVGESGSGKSVTSQAVMRLLPDTARIGGSIEFDGRDVLSMDPTSLAVWRGSDIAMVFQDPMSSLNPLMRVGTQIMEVLRRHRGLSKSEARAESVRLLRVVGIADAERRVRDYPHQFSGGMRQRVCIAIAAACTPKLIIADEPTTALDVTIQAQVLDLLDHLSDEHGTAVMLISHDLGVVSSFCDRILIMYAGRIVEAGSTEQIIMSPRHPYTRALLDSIPRLRGELPRRLPTIPGAPPTGATPHERCSFAARCPRAEERCGVESPDLVRAPDGRETACHFPLDAEVALA; encoded by the coding sequence ATGGCAGCTCTTCTCGACGTCGACCGACTCACGGTCGAATTCACCGGACTCGGCTCGCCGGTCAAGGCCGTACGCGACGTGTCGTTCTCGCTCGGGGCGGGCGAGCGCGTCGGGGTCGTCGGCGAGTCCGGGTCGGGCAAGTCCGTCACCTCGCAGGCCGTGATGCGTCTCCTCCCGGATACCGCACGGATCGGGGGATCGATCGAGTTCGACGGCCGGGACGTGCTCTCGATGGACCCGACGAGTCTCGCCGTGTGGCGCGGCTCCGACATCGCGATGGTGTTCCAGGACCCGATGTCCAGCCTCAACCCGCTCATGCGGGTCGGTACGCAGATCATGGAGGTGCTCCGGCGTCACCGAGGTCTGTCGAAGTCCGAAGCACGTGCCGAGTCGGTGCGACTGCTCCGCGTCGTCGGGATCGCCGACGCCGAGCGCCGTGTCCGTGACTATCCCCACCAGTTCAGCGGCGGGATGCGTCAGCGGGTGTGCATCGCGATCGCTGCCGCCTGCACGCCGAAGCTCATCATCGCGGACGAGCCGACGACGGCGCTCGACGTCACCATCCAGGCTCAGGTCCTCGACCTCCTCGATCACCTGTCCGACGAGCACGGCACCGCGGTGATGCTGATCAGCCACGACCTCGGCGTCGTCAGCAGCTTCTGCGACCGGATCCTCATCATGTACGCGGGCCGCATCGTGGAGGCCGGATCGACAGAGCAGATCATCATGTCGCCGCGGCATCCGTACACCCGGGCGCTCCTCGACTCGATCCCGCGGCTGCGCGGGGAACTGCCGCGCCGTCTCCCGACGATTCCCGGCGCTCCTCCCACTGGCGCGACGCCTCACGAGCGGTGCAGCTTCGCGGCGCGGTGCCCGCGCGCGGAGGAGCGCTGCGGGGTCGAGTCGCCCGATCTCGTTCGTGCTCCCGACGGTCGGGAGACCGCCTGCCACTTCCCTCTCGACGCGGAGGTTGCTCTCGCATGA